Genomic DNA from Flavobacteriales bacterium:
AAGAATGGCCGCAACGATCGGTCCGGATGACATAAAATAAACCAGCTCATCATAAAATGGTCTTTCCCGGTGAACAGCATAAAATTCACCTGCTCGTTCCTTGGATAGCTTCAGGTATTTCATGGCAACAATGCGAAAGCCGCCTTTGATGATCATGTCTAGGATCGCACCGATGTGTCCGTTCTCTACAGCATCCGGCTTGATCATGGTAAATGTGGTATTTCCGGCCATTGGGGGTAAAGTTTTATTGATTTGGCTGCGAAAATAGTAAAATAAGGGAAGAGGTGTGTTATGGGATGGTGATTCGTATCGATGTGATGCAATGAAGCCTTAAACATTCAGGCTGTTCCACGCATCACGAACCAACACAAATCCAGGAAGCATTACAAAAATAAACACGGGGTCCCAAACACCGGAGATGACGGCCCGCACGGGCAGAGTGAGGAATAGAAAGCCCAGGAACAAGAGACAGATGAGGAAGCTTTTGATCACAACAGGATTGCGTGATGCCACCATCTTTTCGCGTAACGGACCTTCCTTATAGCGTGGTGGCTGACCGGTGGTATTGTATTTGGGAGCAGCCGGTCCCGGTGGCGTCTTGGGGTTGGTCCCTGGCATTCTTCCATATTTCCGGAAGTAATCATAATTAAAACGCTTATTGGTGTCAATCAGCGTCTCATAGGCCAGGTTGATCTCGGCGAACAGTCTGTTGGCCTCCGGTGAAGGGTTAACATCCGGATGCATCTTCATGGCAACCTTACGATATGCCTTCTTGATGTCCGCATCCGAAGCATCGCTGCTAATACCAAGCAATTCATAGTAATTGATCCGCATGTATTGTTTTACGGCTGCCATGGATTCATCGTTGCAATCCCCTAATAAACAAAAAACACATTAAAGTATCCCGGTATTTAGCCAGAAGTCCCGATGTAAAAGGATCAGTCCTCGGAAAATTCCACCAGCTGGCGCCGGTAAGCAGAGAATAATTTTGATCTCGAGATAAAACCGTGGTATTTGCCGTCATGAGTGATTACCGGTAAATTCCAGGCACCTGTTTCGGTGAATGTATTCGCCACCCGTTCCATGGCATCTTTTTCCCTGATAAAGGCCGGAGGCATATCCATTAATGTTTCTACACGCACCGTGTCATATTTTTCGGGCTGGAACATGATCTCTCGGATATCATTCAGCAACACAACCCCTACCAGTACCCGGTCTTCATCAAGAACAGGAAAGATATTCCGGTGTGAACGTGCAACGATCTTAACCAACTCCCCCAGGGTCTGATCCGGGCGGATACTCTCAAAGTCATTTTCAATCACCTGTGATACCTGTAGTCTGTTAAGTACCGCCTTGTCTTTGTGGTGCGTGATCAGATCGCCCCGTTTGGCAAGTTGCATATTGTACACAGAATGCGGGATAAAGTATTTTACGGTAACATATGAAATCGCGCACGTCATCATCAGGGGTAGAAAGAGGCCGTATCCTCCGGTGATTTCTGCGATAAGGAAGATGGCGGTCAGCGGCGCTTGCAGAACGCCGGCAATAAGCCCTGCCATGCCCACCAGTATGAAGTTGCTGACCTCAAGATGAAAGATGGTCAATTCGTTGATGGCTTTTGAGAATACAAAACCGGCAATAGCACCCATGAACAGGGTGGGGGCGAAGATTCCTCCAACACCTCCGGCGCCGAATGTCACGGCAGATGCAATGACCTTGAGCAGCAATACGGCGATAAGGAAGCCGAAGATGATATACAGGTTGCCATGAAAGGAGTAGAACAAACTGTTGTTAAGGAGTTCGGCGTAGTTGCCGGTGAATAGCATATTGATTACGTTGTAGCCTTCCCCGTAGAGCGGTGGGAAGAGGAAGATCAGGATGCCCAGGATCAATCCACCCGTAATGGCTTTTTTGAAATTTCGTTCGTTCTCCCCGAATTTGTCTTCCACCCACCAGAACATCTTACTGAAGTACATGGAGAGGACTCCGGTGAGAAGGCCCAGCAATAGGTAGAAGGGGGCTACCTTCGGACTGAAGACGGTATGAAATTCATAGTGAAAGATCACTTCCGATTCCGTCAGCAGCAGGGACGTCAGTGCAGCGGAAGCAGAGGCAAGCAGCAATGGGATCAGAGAAGACATGGTCAGGTCCAGCATCATAACCTCTATGGCAAATACAATGGCCGCGATCGGTGCGCTGAAAATGCTGGCCATGGCACCGGCCGCGCCACAGCCTATAAGCAGACTGATGCTTTTGTAGTTCATATGCATCAACCGTCCGATGTTTGAACCCAGGGAGGCGCCCGTGGCAACGGATGGTCCCTCCAGTCCTACACTACCACCAAATCCCACCGTCAAAGCACTGGTGATGATGGACGAGAACATGTTATGTCCGGGCAGGATGCTATTGTTACGGGAGATGGAATAAAGGGCATTGGGGATGCCATGCCGCACAGGTCTTTTAAGAATGTATTTGATGAAAGCTACCGTAAGCACAATGCCGATAAGGGGGTAGGCAAAGTAGAGGTAGTTCTGATAGTTGGAAAATCCGCTGGTGAGCAATTTGCGGATCGTGAACACAGAGTTCTTGATCACCACCGCAGCCAGACCGGTACTGAATCCCACAGCAATGCTTAGCAG
This window encodes:
- a CDS encoding nucleoside-diphosphate kinase, whose protein sequence is MAGNTTFTMIKPDAVENGHIGAILDMIIKGGFRIVAMKYLKLSKERAGEFYAVHRERPFYDELVYFMSSGPIVAAILEKDNAVEDFRTLIGATNPQEAAEGTIRKKFAESISANAVHGSDSDENAKIEGDFFFKQDERF
- a CDS encoding DnaJ domain-containing protein codes for the protein MRINYYELLGISSDASDADIKKAYRKVAMKMHPDVNPSPEANRLFAEINLAYETLIDTNKRFNYDYFRKYGRMPGTNPKTPPGPAAPKYNTTGQPPRYKEGPLREKMVASRNPVVIKSFLICLLFLGFLFLTLPVRAVISGVWDPVFIFVMLPGFVLVRDAWNSLNV
- a CDS encoding chloride channel protein, with the translated sequence MAEGTPNKKRSWLTRFLIWRVKHIKHRNFVILLSIAVGFSTGLAAVVIKNSVFTIRKLLTSGFSNYQNYLYFAYPLIGIVLTVAFIKYILKRPVRHGIPNALYSISRNNSILPGHNMFSSIITSALTVGFGGSVGLEGPSVATGASLGSNIGRLMHMNYKSISLLIGCGAAGAMASIFSAPIAAIVFAIEVMMLDLTMSSLIPLLLASASAALTSLLLTESEVIFHYEFHTVFSPKVAPFYLLLGLLTGVLSMYFSKMFWWVEDKFGENERNFKKAITGGLILGILIFLFPPLYGEGYNVINMLFTGNYAELLNNSLFYSFHGNLYIIFGFLIAVLLLKVIASAVTFGAGGVGGIFAPTLFMGAIAGFVFSKAINELTIFHLEVSNFILVGMAGLIAGVLQAPLTAIFLIAEITGGYGLFLPLMMTCAISYVTVKYFIPHSVYNMQLAKRGDLITHHKDKAVLNRLQVSQVIENDFESIRPDQTLGELVKIVARSHRNIFPVLDEDRVLVGVVLLNDIREIMFQPEKYDTVRVETLMDMPPAFIREKDAMERVANTFTETGAWNLPVITHDGKYHGFISRSKLFSAYRRQLVEFSED